Below is a genomic region from Flammeovirgaceae bacterium SG7u.111.
CTCCAGAGACAACATCCCTTGGCCTGAACAAGACAAAATGCTCATCAAACTGCTGAGCAAGTTCTTCCTCCATAGGTAAGATTGCCTGTTGGATTCGTTTGGCATAGTTTATACTCGCCGTGATCATCTCGTTGGCTTCTTGTAGGTGATCACGTTGTTCTGCCAGTATCTTGGATTGTAATTCTACTTCCTTGTTTTTCAGAGAAATAGATTCGTTTGCTTCTTGTAGGTAGTCCCGTTGCTGTTCCATTTCCTCAGCCTGCTGAGCCATCTCCTCATTCTGAACTTGGATTTCCTCGTTAGCCTCTTGCAGCTCAGCTGTTCTTTCTTGTACTTTATCCTCCAAAATCTTCTGTTGCTTTTTGAGTTTGAAGGTTCTATACTTATAAAATCCAAAAGCCCCTCCTATCACCATTGTTGCCACAAGTGTCCGAAACCACCAAGTCTCCCACCAAGGGGGCAAGATCGTGATATTGAGCGAAACCCCATTGGTGTTCCATACCCCATCATTATTTGCAGCCTTTGCCCTGAACACATAATCCCCTGCATTCAAGTTAGTGTAGGTTGCTACTCTGTTGGTTCCTATGTTGTTCCATTTGTTTTCAAGACCTTCCAGCTTGTATGCATACTGGGTTTCATTTGTGTTCGTATAATTGAGCGCGGTTAGCTCGAAGCTAAAGATATTTTGTTCGTGGGTAAGGGTAAGTTCTTTTGTAGTGCTAATATCTTCTTGAAGAGGGCTGTCTTTATCTCTAAAAGATACTACTTGATTAAATAAGTTGAATTTTGTTATCCATACTGGTGGCTTATTTTCATTGTTTTTTATTTGTTCTGGTCGGAACACATTCAACCCCTTTGGTCCACTGAAATACATTTCACCCGTACTGGTGTACATTGAGCCTGGTTCAAAACTTTTACTTTGTGCACCATCCTTCACACCAAGCAAAAGCGTTTCTCTTGAAACTGGATCAAATTTATACAAACCATCTATTGTTCCTAACCATAAGTTTCCTTGATTGTCCTTCTGTATAGACTTTATCCCACCAGGCAGGTTATGCCTTTTGCTGTTATATTTTACTGCCGTCATCTTGGTTTCGTCAAATAGGAATACACCAAAGCCTCTGGTACCTACCCACATCTTGCCCTCTGCTTCTTCTACAAAGCATTCTACCAACTGCTTGTTGAAACCTACACTATCAGGGAGTACAAAGGTTTTAATTTCTTGCTTCTCGACATCAAATTTGCATACATAGTTTTTATTCTTCTTAGTTGAGCTGAACCACACATTATTGTATGAATCGGCATACATCGTATGTACCTTATCGGCAAGCGTGTCTCCACTTACTGGGTCTACCAGAGAAAAATGCTTGAATTTTTCTGTTTTGCGATCAAACAGAGAAAGAATAGTGCCCTTCGAGTCACCCCAACCATACCCAACAATCACCTTATCACCCGAACTGACCACTACTTGGAGAAAATTGTTCCACAATACGGACTCAGGGTCTTTCGGATTGGCTTTGTAATGAGTATACTTCTTTGTTTTCGGGTCATATTTATTAAGTCCACCTATTTTTGGCGTAATCCACAACGTATTGTCCCTTGTCGTGGCCAATGATAGGATATGGTTATGTGATAGACTATTCCGATCACTAGGTGAGTGAACATAATGGACAAACTTTCCTTTTTTTGGGTCAAACCTGTTAAGCCCATTAAATGTACCGATCCAGACATTTCCATCTTTGCCTTCTAAGTACGAAGTTACCTTATTGTCGCTTAAGCTATTTTTTAGATCAAAACCTTGTTTGGTATATAATCTCAAAGGTTTTAAGTTAGGGTCTAAGATATTTGCCCCCTGATAACGAGTTCCTATCCATACCAAACCGTTTGAAGACCGGTACATGCTCCATATCTGATTGCCCGAAAGACTATTTGGATAGTTGATATCGTTTACAAAACTTTTCAATTCTCCAGTCCTCAAGTTTACCGACTTCATCCCTAAACCATCTGCGTAACCAAGTAGTACCACATCTTTGCTATAAGGCACTGCCGACGATATAAAAGAGTTGACTTGTTCGCCTTTTTTGGCTGTATGATGCCTTACTGCCTGAAACTCTTTCTTTTGCTTGTCGAACATAAAAAAATGTTGGCAACCTGACTCTACTATAACGATAAGGTTTTCCCCTGTAAAATCATCCAGTATTTTAGTGATTTTTCCTGAGTTACACCCATGACCTTTATACCTAAAAAACTCTGCCTCTTTACCTAGTTCGTATCTGACCAAATAATTGCTGTTAGAAAGGTAGTACCACATCACGCCCTCTTTATCGCAATAGATACTTACAGGAAACGAACCTTTCTTACCCTGAAGGTCATTCGGTTTGGGAAGTTCAATTTCTTCTCCTTGGTGCGTATTAGGATTGAACCTTAATACTTTCCCTTTGTCGTTGTTAAACACCAAGTTCCCCTTAGCATCAACCTCTACGTTCAAAAAACCGTGTAACTTAACCTCTTTGCCTTTTTGATCTATATAGGATGTCACCCTCGTAAAATCGTCTGTTGGTTCGTTATATTTTAAAAGAGTTTGATTGGTTAATAACCATAATTCTCCCTCTTTATCGACACAAGCATCCAGCGTGTTGCCATAAAAACAGTTAGCTTTAGCAGGGTTATAAGGATATTTTATCACTCGATACCCATCGTATCGAGTTACACGGGTATTCACAAAAATCCACATATATCCTCTGGCATCTTCAATAAAACCATATACGAAGTTATTGTCGAGACCTTCATCTACTGTCAAATGTTTGAACTTATTGTCTGGAATATATTGGGGAAAGGCTATTTGTGAAGAAAAAAGTAGGATATAGACTAATAGGACTTGTAGCTTTGTTTTCATATTTTTATAATGTCGGTAATTAGGTTTGAATAGCTCGTTAAAATGCAATCGGAGGAGATGATTGCTCTGGGTGTGTTAAAAAACGAGCATAAGAAGCAATTATTTTAGCTAAGGAGCTTTAATACAAAATAAGTTTTACCTTGTTATGTAAATATTATTTTTTTACTGAAAAGTGCAAGCTAATTAGCGAATACGGAAGAAATAACCTTTTCCCTTCCCAATTTTTATACTACCTTCATTGGTTAAAATGCGGAAAAGCCGCATAACTAACATGAACACATATATTTATACAATGAAGAAGATGAAAATTTTATGGTTATTAACATTAATTGCTGTTTTATCGGCATGCAAAGAGCGGCAGGCTCAAGAAACAGAACAGCAACAGTCTCCAAAGCTTAAGGCGCTGATAGTTGACGGTCAGAATAATCATTACGTATGGCCCAAAACCACGATGATGATGAAGGATTACCTTGAGCAAACGGGACTGTTTGAGGTGGATATACAAAGAGACGATACTGTTTGGCTGGGAATTAAATATCAGGATTGGAGGTCTGGAACGATAGAAAAATACATTACCGAATACCCTTTAGACTCCTCGGCTTATTTCATTTCTTACGAACCTGTTAAAACTTCAGCTATTACTATTGATTTTAGCAACTATGATGTGATCATTTCTAACCTTGGGGAAAATACGCCAGAATGGTCCGGTGAAACAAAAGGTGCGCTAGAAGAATATATGCAAAATGGAGGGGGACTCATAGTAGTTCATGCGGCAAATAATGCTTGGGGAAATTGGGAGGAATTCAATAAAATGATAGGACTAGGTGCATGGGGAGGTCGTGATAGCACTTCAGGACCTTATGTTTATTACAACGATGCTGGCGAAATTGAAATAGACCCTTCAGAAGGGCAATGCGCTACGCATGGGCTAGAGCATGAATTTGTGATTACTTCACGTGAGCCAGATCACCCTATTATGAAAGGCTTGCCTACGGAATGGCTCCATGCACAAGATGAGATGTATGATCGCATGAGAGGACCTTTTGAAAATGCTACAATCCTTGCCACTGCTTATTCCGATGCTGAGGAAAATAAGCAGCCTTGGGAGCCTGTATTGGATGGTACCGGGTGGAACGTACCTATGCTAATGGCTGTCAACTATGGAAAAGGGCGGGTTTTTCATACAACCCTAGGGCACTTCGATTATTCCATGGAATGCGTTGGGTTTATAATAACCCTCCAGCGGGGAGCAGAATGGGTAGCTACCGGAGAGGTTACCCAAGAAATTCCAACAGATTTTCCTTCTAAAGAGAAATCTATTTCGAGGGCTTGGAAAAAGGAGTAGTGCATAAGCAGCAATGGCCTCGCTCAGAGCGAGGCCATTGTTTTTTTTGCAACCTTAAATCTCCCCCTTCTTCAAGCTTTCCACTGCATAGTCGCAGGCACGGGCGGTGAGCGCCATGTAAGTGAGAGAAGGATTTTGAGGAGGTGATGAAGGCATACAAGAGCCATCGGTCACAAAGAGGTTTTTGATGTCGTGGGATTGGTTCCACTTGTTCAGCACCGAGGTTTTGGGGTCGTTGCCCATCCGAGCTGTGCCCATTTCGTGGATGACCGAGCCTGGAGGAGGATTGTAATCAAACGGGCTTACCCAATCCAAGTCCGAGGCTTCCAACATTTCAACCGCGGTTCTCTGCATATCTTCCCGCATTTTCTTTTCGTTCTCCCCATATTCCATGTTGATGTCTAGTACTGGCAAGCCCCATTTATCTTTCTGGGTTTTGCTCAGTGAAACTTGGTTTTCATACTCGGGTAAGGTCTCGCCATAGGCTTCAAAGTACACCGACCAGTTGCCAGGCTTTGTGAGACCTTCTTTCCATTCTGCTCCCAAGCCTGCGCCATGAAGCCCTCTCGACCAATTAGCTCTGCTCGTATAGTTTTCAAAAGAGAAGCCTCGCACATAGTCTTGGTCATTTTTACCAATATTCCTAAATCTTGGGATGTACACGCTGGCAGGCCGGTTACCGTGGTAATACGAATCTTGCAAACCCGAGTAACCTCCAGTAGCGCCAATTCCCGCATGGTGATCCATGAGGTAATGCCCCAAGACACCACTCGAATTCGCCAATCCATCGGGATATTCTGTTGTAGCCGACTGCATCAAGATTTGCGTGCTGCCCAGTGTAGAGCTATTGAGGAAAATCAATTTGGCATAAAACTCTTCGCTTTCCCCCGTTTCCGAATTGATCACATGTACCCCTTTCAGCTTGTTAGAATTGGTATCGTAGATAAGCCTTTCTACTATGGAATACGGGCGCATGGTCAGGTTTCCCGTCTTCGCCGCATCGGGTAGGGAAACTGAATTGCTAGAGTAATATGCGCCAAACACACAGCCTCGGTGGCACAAGTTTCGGTTTTGGCATTTGCCCCTGCCATTGTGCTCCTTGGTAAGAATCGCCATTCGGCTAATGATCATGTTGCGCTCGTCATAGGCTTCTTTTATCCGCTTCTGAATCCGTTTTTCAAACATGTTCATCTCAAAAGGCGGCAAGAACTGCCCATCGGGCAACTGGGGTATTCCATCGTTATTTCCACTCACCCCAATGTACGATTCAACGTGATCGTACCAAGGGGCAATGTCCTTGTATCGGATAGGCCAATCGATTCCGATGCCTTCTTTTTGGTTCGCTTCAAAATCGTAGTCGCTTAGTCGGAACACATGCTTCGACCAAAGAAGCGATCTTCCGCCCATTTGGTTGCCCCTGTACCAGTTGAAGGGCTTTACTTGGTTGTAGGGGATTTCGCTGTCTTTCACCAAAAAGTGTTTGCAGTCTTGCCCAAATAGGTACAAGGTTTTTTGTATTTCATAGTCCTTTTTCTCCTCTTCGCTCACCATGTTCCGCAGGGGCATATCCCAAGGATCGGTAAGCGCCGTGGAGTAATCTTTTACATGTTCTACCATTCTGCCCCGCTCCAGCACCAACACTTTCAGCCCTTTTTCTGTCAGTTCCTTGGCGGCAATTCCGCCAGTCATTCCCGAGCCAACTACTATGGCATCGTAGGTATTTTGATCCGTTCCTTTTCCGAGTATATTAAAGTCTTTCATATTTTATAAAAAATTTTGATCAACCTCGAAGAGAGGCATATTTATCTGATATTTTTGATTTATATGTAGAAGTTAGAGGCTGGAGGTGAGATGTTAGAGTATATTTTCAACCTGCGAAGGCATTCACTTTCCAGCGTGGTAGGTGGCCGAAACGATCACGATGTTATTTATTGCTTGCGATAATGTCGGGGCGCACTAAAGAGATAACTTTATTTTTTCTAACCCCTAATCTCCAACTTCTAGCCTCTACAAATAATACCTCATACTGGTATCGCCATTGTTGAGCGTATTCTCATCAACCTTTACGTCGCCGTCGTAATCGCCGGGGAATTTTACATAGTTGCTTGCCTTGGTTTCCCCTTCTTGGGAAGTGAAAAAGCCGACCAAGGTGTATTGCTTCAATGTTCGGAAATAAGCGGTACTTTCATCGTTGTCGTAGGCTTTTTTGTCTATTTCCGTAAGGAGAGAAAGTTTGTCCTCTGCCTTCTCAAAAGCGGGTAACAAATTAGAAACCCCTTCTCTCATCACCTTCTGTTGGTCGGCGGTAAGGCACTTGGCAAATACCTCGTCCAGAAAAAGGTGGGTATTTACCTCCGAAGCCGACTTGGTTTTGGTAGCAGGAATGATCACATCTATGACCTGTGCTATCTCATCCAATTCTTGTTGGGTGAAAAATAAGGGGGAAAAAGTTGCTGCTTGTTTTTCGGGGGAGGTGCAACTGGCCACAAAACCCGAAAGGATGCTGGGGAAAAGTGCATGGGCGGAAATCATGCCCATAGACTGGAGAACTTCACGTCTATTCATCTTCAAACGTTGTATGTGAAAAAAGAAAGGCTAGTTGGGGTATGTCAGTTTGAACAGGAATAAATATATTGAACTTTTGGGAGATTGGGAAGGGGAAAGGAGGGTTTCGAATTGAATACTTCTATATTGATTAAATAATTGATTTGGCAATGACAACCATAGATTTGGACAAGTAGTAAAATGAAATGCCAACCATTTTTGCTGTGTGAGTTTTCAACAATTAATAAGAAAAAAGATGAACACGAAAAAAGTATGGTTTGTAACAGGAGCTTCCAAAGGTTTGGGACTCGAATTAGTAAAAAAGCTTTTAGCAAGTGGTTATTGTGTAGCAGCTACAACACGGAAAATCCAATCTATAACAAAAGAAGTAGGGGAAGCTTCTGCGTCCTTTTTCCCTATCGAAATGGATTTGACAGACAATGAAAATGTCAAAGTTGCCATTGCCAATTGTCTCGACCATTTCGGGCAAATAGATGTTGTAGTAAATAATGCTGGATATAGTCAGATTGGAACTTTAGAAGAGCTATCCGACGAGGAAATCAAAGAGAACTTTAATGTAAATGTATTTGGCTCATTGAATGTTATCCGAAATATAGTCCCACATTTACGCCAACAACAATCTGGGCATATTTTTAACATATCTTCCATTGGTGGATATGTCGGTAATTTTGCAGGATTTGGGATTTATTGCTCTACAAAATTTGCCGTAGCAGGGTTTACGGAAGCTCTTGCCGAAGAAATGAAGTCATTTAATGTGCATACTACCTTAGTTTACCCTGGCTATTTCCGAACAAACTTTTTGGCAAAAGGCTCTATTCAAACTCCTGCTAACCCTATTGGAGCATATAAAGCTGCACGCGAAATGGAACAAGCGCATTTAAATGACATAAATGGAAATCAACCTAACGATCCTAATAAAGCAGCAGATGTATTGATTACTTTGAGTGAACAATCCAACCCTCCTGTCCATTTTTTTATGGGAGAGGATGCATACAACTATGCCAACTTAAAAATAGAAAGCATCAAAGGAGCTTTGGAAGAAAATAAAGTATTAGGAACCTCAACTGGATTTAACGACTAAAAGCATATTTGGACAATGGGTCATAAAAGTATAGAAGAAACAAAAAAATATATAGGCATGTGGGTAACCGAAGATGGCTATATTAGACATGAGTTACTTCCGAATAACCGATACGATGAAGCCAGAGGGACACGAAAAAGTGTCTATCAAGGTAATTATAACGTAACTGGAAACCATATCAACTATAAAGACGATACGGGATTTATAGCCGATGGCAAATTTGAAAACGGAATTCTTTACCATGCGGGAATGATTTTATATAAAAAAAATTAACCAGCGAGTTTTAACAATGAACAATACCCATCGCTTTGATACCATCAGTCAATTTCATGCCTATAGTAATTTGCCCAAACCTGAGCACCCGTTGATCAGTGTAGTAGATTACTGCCAAGTGAAATACCCAACCGACTGTGATGAAATTCGGTGGGTACAAAACTTTTATTCCATTGGGCTGAAACGGAATGTTCAGGGGAAATTCAACTATGGCCAGCTGACCTATGATTTTGATGAAGGCGTATTAGCCTTTGTTTCTCCACAGCAACTTCTACAGATAGAAATAAACCAACAAGTAGCAGTTAATCCATCTGGTTGGCTACTGCTTATCCACCCAGATTTCTTATGGAACACTTCATTGGCTAAGAGTATCAAAAAGTATGATTTCTTTGGTTATTCTGTCAATGAGGCTCTTTTTTTATCCGAAAAAGAAGAAGATGTAATTGTAGAGATCCTAAAAAATATCCAACGAGAATATCGGTCAAACATCGATAAGTTCAGTGAGAGTATTATCACCACACAGGTAGAATTATTGCTCAATTATGCTGAACGTTATTATGAACGACAGTTTATTACCCGTAAAATTGCCCATCACCAAATTTTAAGCCGATTAGAAGATCTGTTAAAAGACTATTTTGATGATGAAACCCTTATCAACCAAGGAATTCCGACTGTCAAACAAATTGCCGACCTTTTGAACCTCTCCCCAAATTACTTGAGCAGCATGCTAAAAGTACTTACTGGGCAAAGTACCCAACAGCATATCCATAGTAAACTGATAGAGAAGGCCAAAGAGAAACTCTCTACCACAGCACTTTCGGTAAGTGAAATAGCCTACGAACTAGGTTTCGAACATCCAGCATCGTTCAGCAAATTATTCAAGAACAAAACCAAGCTTTCTCCTATTGAATTTAGGCATTTGTTTAATTGAATGTAGCTTGATATTTACAAATTTTGAATACTACCCCAATTCTATAAGAGCCTATCTGTTTTTTACTAATCCCCCCAAACCCTACATTCATCCCGTTTTTAGGTTGCCATATAATCTTTGGTGATTACCTCACTACCTTCATCTTTTATAGCGAGACCCGCTGGATTTACTGTATCATCCGCAGTTAACCAAAGACCACCTGCTAATTATATTGACAAAACCGCTAACTTTCTTTACCAACCCGTACTTGTTTCTTACATCACCTCTCTCTGTGCTCTAAAAAGGCTGATCTTGTTAGTTGTAAGGTGTTGAGTTACTTGTGTAGTTGAGTATTTTGTAACAATATGTAGTTTTGTTATTGCAACAAATAAAAGTGAAAGATTAGCAAAAAAATAAGATACTTTACTAAATTTCAAGAGAAAGCTGAGAGCTTTGCAATACATTTTTTAAAATATGAAGATGACATCTAATACAGAAAAGAGCAATCAAACAGAGAAAAATAGTTTCGTACAAAAACTAGTAAAGTTTCTATTATCCTTTGGACCTGGCATATTTGCCATTGGTTATACCATTGGGACTGGTAGCGTGACTTCTATGATAGTGGCCGGTAATTCTTTTGGAATGAACCTGCTTTGGGTGTTATTTTTTAGTTGCGTTTTTTCGGGGGTATTAATTTTTGTTTCTGGTAGCTATTACGTGAGCACTGGAGAAACCGCCCTTTTTGCTATTCGAAAGCATTTGCCTTGGGGAAAATATTTGGCCATAGCCATTCTTGTGGCCGTAGGCATTGGTCAATGGAATTCGTTAATAGGGATTTTGGGAATCACTTCTAATGTAGTTTTCGAAATTTTAGTGATCAATTTCCCCAACCTTGCCGGTCAAAAGTATTTAGTTGTTCTTGGGCTGGCTATTTTGATCATCGGGATTTTCTATCTTCTTTTGATCAAAGGAAGTTATACCATGTTTGAAAAAGTACTTGCCCTTTTTGTTTCCTTAATGGGGCTATCATTCATTTTCACTCTTCTTTTTGTTTTTCCACAGCCCACCGAAATTATCAAGGGGTTAGTCCCTAAAATCCCAAAAGTAGAGGGTGCAGGCATTCTCATTGCAGCATTTGTAGGGACTACTATGGCTTCTGCTACCTTTTTGTCAAGGCCATTGTTTATCCAAGGAAAAGGCTGGACCAAAAGTGACTTTAAGGTACAGAAAAACGATTCGATCATTGCGGCGCTGTTGATCTTTACCATTAGTGGGGCAATTATGGCCGTAGCAAGTGCTAGTTTGTATGGAACAGGAAAAGAAATAACACATGTGCTTGACATGTCCGATGCATTGGAGCCATCTGTCGGAAAGTTTGCTGTAAGTATCTTTTTTGCTGGCACATTGAGCGCAGGCCTTTCTTCCATCTTCCCTTGCCTCATGATAGTCCCACTTATGCTTGGAGACTTTAATTCAGGGAAGCTGGATGTTGAATCAGGTCGTTTTAAACTAATTACAGGAGTAGCAAGTGTGTTAGCCTTAAGCGTTCCCGTTTTTGGGTTTAATCCTATTCAAGGCCAAATATTCACTCAAGTTTTTAATGTTTTTGCTCTGCCGCTTGTGGTCTTCAGTTTTCTTGTTCTTTGGAACCGAAAAAATGCAGGATTACCACCTAACCGACTAATTACCAATATCGTGATGGTTGCGGCATTCATTTTTTCTTTAATTATTTTGTGGAATGGATTAGCTGATATCTTAGGTTGGTAGACTTGCTTTGAAAAGACATTTGTTTCAAGTAATTAACCGTATTCTCAAAATTTCGAGAACTGAAAAGTCCTCTTGAAGGCGTTACTCTGAAAGGGCTTGGGAATTGTAAATACTAAAAATGAACAATCCTAAACCAGAACGGGCAGCCTGGTTATCCAAGCTGCCCGTTCTATTGATGTATAAATCAGCATTAAGCCATTGAGTGATAGACGTTTTGGACGTCGTCGTCATCTTCTATTTTTTCCAATAATTTGTTGACATCTTCTTGTTGCTCTTCGGTCAGTTCTTTGGTCACCTGCGGAATTCGCTCAAACCCTGAAGACAAAATCTCTATATTATTCTCTTCAAAATACTTTTGCAAAGAACCATAATCAGAGAAACCTCCATAGACCATCATGCCATCTTCGTCCTCAAAGACTTCCTCAGCACCATAGTCGATCAGCTCCAGTTCCAATTCTTCGGCGTCTAACCCCTCCTTGTTCAATCGGAAGTTGCAGGTGTGGTCAAACATGAATTCTACCGACCCTTGAGTGCCCAAGCTGCCGTTGCACTTCGAGAAATAGCTTCTGATATTGGCAACTGTTCTGTTGTTGTTATCAGTAGCGGTCTCTACCAAGACGGCAATTCCGTGAGGGGCATATCCCTCGAACAACGTTTCCTTATAATCGCCTAAAGATTTGTCTGTTGCACGCTTGATGGCACGCTCAACATTATCTTTAGGCATATTGGCTGCCTTGGCATTTTGCATGACAGCACGCAGCCTAGAATTGGTAGTAGGATCTGGCCCTCCTTCCTTCACCGCCATGACAATATCCTTACCAATACGTGTAAAAGTTTTGGCCATCTGGCCCCATCTTTTTAGCTTTCTAGCTTTCCTAAATTCAAATGCTCTTCCCATTTTATGCTCTTTTTTAGACTTCCAAATATATGGAAAAGCTATATTTCTGTTCATATGAAAAGCAGCAAACCTTTATAATTTTCTCTTTTCCTCTGTATAACCTCGCTTTCTAACATTTACCAGCATTAAACCAATATAGGATTTTACCTGTTTTTGTTATCATAAAATAACTGCTTCTGCCCTAACTTTAGGGGGATAACAATTTCAATGGAAACAAGAACCACATGAGATTTTACAAACTACTTTTAGGCTTTTTCGTTTGTTCCATCGCTTTCTCCTGTACAGATGGGGCTGGCAAAAATGGAAAAGCATTGGAAACACAAGAAGGCATTGCCGCTGCTATCGACACGGTTACCATCCAACAGGATTTTATGCGCTGGTGGAAGTATGAAAACGAGGAAATCAATCTGTCTTCGAACTTTATAGCACTAGACGCTAAGGGGGGTGAGATAGATCAACCCGCATTTTTCACAATACTGAATTCGGGTGAATACATCCCCCTCAAAGTCGATCATGCTCAGGGGAGGGATACGTATCGGTTGCTAAAATTGCAGCCTGACGCAGATCCAGAAATTGGCAACCAAATGACCTACATAGCTTTTGATCATTTTGAAAAGTATAAAAAAATAGGGACGGAATTTCCCGCGTTTAACTTTGAAGATTTGGAGGAGAATTTCTATTCCAATGAAACCTTAAAAGGAAAAACGATTGTGCTCAAAACATGGTTTATCGGCTGTAGACCGTGCATCGAAGAATTTCCACAGTTAAACAACTTGGTGGAAGAGTTTGGGGGTATGGACGATATCGTGTTCATCAGTTTGGCTTTAGATTCAAAAGAGTCGTTAGCAAAGTTTTTGGAGAAAAAGCCATTTAACTACAAAGTCATACCCGATCAATCGCATTTTATACAAGAAGTATTGAAAATTGATGATTACCCTACCCACATGGTTATTGGCCCAGATGGAACGTATGAAAGAATTCCTGATAATTTGGAAAGGCTCATTGCTTATTTGAAGAAATAAAACTGCATCTGAACCTCTAATACATTGTTGCTCAATT
It encodes:
- a CDS encoding two-component regulator propeller domain-containing protein, whose translation is MKTKLQVLLVYILLFSSQIAFPQYIPDNKFKHLTVDEGLDNNFVYGFIEDARGYMWIFVNTRVTRYDGYRVIKYPYNPAKANCFYGNTLDACVDKEGELWLLTNQTLLKYNEPTDDFTRVTSYIDQKGKEVKLHGFLNVEVDAKGNLVFNNDKGKVLRFNPNTHQGEEIELPKPNDLQGKKGSFPVSIYCDKEGVMWYYLSNSNYLVRYELGKEAEFFRYKGHGCNSGKITKILDDFTGENLIVIVESGCQHFFMFDKQKKEFQAVRHHTAKKGEQVNSFISSAVPYSKDVVLLGYADGLGMKSVNLRTGELKSFVNDINYPNSLSGNQIWSMYRSSNGLVWIGTRYQGANILDPNLKPLRLYTKQGFDLKNSLSDNKVTSYLEGKDGNVWIGTFNGLNRFDPKKGKFVHYVHSPSDRNSLSHNHILSLATTRDNTLWITPKIGGLNKYDPKTKKYTHYKANPKDPESVLWNNFLQVVVSSGDKVIVGYGWGDSKGTILSLFDRKTEKFKHFSLVDPVSGDTLADKVHTMYADSYNNVWFSSTKKNKNYVCKFDVEKQEIKTFVLPDSVGFNKQLVECFVEEAEGKMWVGTRGFGVFLFDETKMTAVKYNSKRHNLPGGIKSIQKDNQGNLWLGTIDGLYKFDPVSRETLLLGVKDGAQSKSFEPGSMYTSTGEMYFSGPKGLNVFRPEQIKNNENKPPVWITKFNLFNQVVSFRDKDSPLQEDISTTKELTLTHEQNIFSFELTALNYTNTNETQYAYKLEGLENKWNNIGTNRVATYTNLNAGDYVFRAKAANNDGVWNTNGVSLNITILPPWWETWWFRTLVATMVIGGAFGFYKYRTFKLKKQQKILEDKVQERTAELQEANEEIQVQNEEMAQQAEEMEQQRDYLQEANESISLKNKEVELQSKILAEQRDHLQEANEMITASINYAKRIQQAILPMEEELAQQFDEHFVLFRPRDVVSGDFYWMHEGDQANFVAVVDCTGHGVPGAFMSMIGSSLLNRIVGEMKISDPAQILAKLHELVVKALRQNTSSNRDGMDMGLCVIHKNTSLPKLEFAGAKSTLFVRQPNGEKVEEHISSRMSVGGTKTEKVAFERKEILLEKDSVIYLTTDGYIDQHRPSDRRRLGSKRLREQLEQIKGLSLADQKTSLEKYLDEYMGDEPQRDDIAVVGIKLQ
- a CDS encoding ThuA domain-containing protein, which gives rise to MKKMKILWLLTLIAVLSACKERQAQETEQQQSPKLKALIVDGQNNHYVWPKTTMMMKDYLEQTGLFEVDIQRDDTVWLGIKYQDWRSGTIEKYITEYPLDSSAYFISYEPVKTSAITIDFSNYDVIISNLGENTPEWSGETKGALEEYMQNGGGLIVVHAANNAWGNWEEFNKMIGLGAWGGRDSTSGPYVYYNDAGEIEIDPSEGQCATHGLEHEFVITSREPDHPIMKGLPTEWLHAQDEMYDRMRGPFENATILATAYSDAEENKQPWEPVLDGTGWNVPMLMAVNYGKGRVFHTTLGHFDYSMECVGFIITLQRGAEWVATGEVTQEIPTDFPSKEKSISRAWKKE
- a CDS encoding GMC family oxidoreductase, with product MKDFNILGKGTDQNTYDAIVVGSGMTGGIAAKELTEKGLKVLVLERGRMVEHVKDYSTALTDPWDMPLRNMVSEEEKKDYEIQKTLYLFGQDCKHFLVKDSEIPYNQVKPFNWYRGNQMGGRSLLWSKHVFRLSDYDFEANQKEGIGIDWPIRYKDIAPWYDHVESYIGVSGNNDGIPQLPDGQFLPPFEMNMFEKRIQKRIKEAYDERNMIISRMAILTKEHNGRGKCQNRNLCHRGCVFGAYYSSNSVSLPDAAKTGNLTMRPYSIVERLIYDTNSNKLKGVHVINSETGESEEFYAKLIFLNSSTLGSTQILMQSATTEYPDGLANSSGVLGHYLMDHHAGIGATGGYSGLQDSYYHGNRPASVYIPRFRNIGKNDQDYVRGFSFENYTSRANWSRGLHGAGLGAEWKEGLTKPGNWSVYFEAYGETLPEYENQVSLSKTQKDKWGLPVLDINMEYGENEKKMREDMQRTAVEMLEASDLDWVSPFDYNPPPGSVIHEMGTARMGNDPKTSVLNKWNQSHDIKNLFVTDGSCMPSSPPQNPSLTYMALTARACDYAVESLKKGEI
- a CDS encoding gluconate 2-dehydrogenase subunit 3 family protein; the protein is MNRREVLQSMGMISAHALFPSILSGFVASCTSPEKQAATFSPLFFTQQELDEIAQVIDVIIPATKTKSASEVNTHLFLDEVFAKCLTADQQKVMREGVSNLLPAFEKAEDKLSLLTEIDKKAYDNDESTAYFRTLKQYTLVGFFTSQEGETKASNYVKFPGDYDGDVKVDENTLNNGDTSMRYYL
- a CDS encoding SDR family oxidoreductase, whose translation is MNTKKVWFVTGASKGLGLELVKKLLASGYCVAATTRKIQSITKEVGEASASFFPIEMDLTDNENVKVAIANCLDHFGQIDVVVNNAGYSQIGTLEELSDEEIKENFNVNVFGSLNVIRNIVPHLRQQQSGHIFNISSIGGYVGNFAGFGIYCSTKFAVAGFTEALAEEMKSFNVHTTLVYPGYFRTNFLAKGSIQTPANPIGAYKAAREMEQAHLNDINGNQPNDPNKAADVLITLSEQSNPPVHFFMGEDAYNYANLKIESIKGALEENKVLGTSTGFND
- a CDS encoding Atu4866 domain-containing protein, whose amino-acid sequence is MGHKSIEETKKYIGMWVTEDGYIRHELLPNNRYDEARGTRKSVYQGNYNVTGNHINYKDDTGFIADGKFENGILYHAGMILYKKN